A window from Bacteroidota bacterium encodes these proteins:
- a CDS encoding CHAT domain-containing protein, which yields MSQLQKTFMKKGLLLGVAFILYIISFSQTWKELNDSTFFYIANQDFQKGILFGEQAVLIAKKEFGTNHLNYATSIFVLASQYDMIFQYEKAELLYIEAIEIIKTKEGINSRDYVRCLTILASMYAQMGQYGKAESLFLEIKETGKKVLGENSPAYAKILNNLGELYEKLGQYVKAGRLYLDAMEIWEKENSIEYISSINHLAHMYQMAHQYATADTLYQQLIILLKQTLGENNANYAAAIDNLASLYKEMGEFEKAEPLQIEAIRIKKIVLGVNDPDYAIGLNKLAFLYKAMGKYEKVEPLYIEALGIVKKVLGINNPAYADRLNNLAIFYQERGEYKKAEPMLSDVKKNETKNLLEVFNVLSEKEKNNYLEFKAYVFYQQNSFLYSYQKAGNDFVKENYNLQLVLKSLALSNSKKVIESIRNNRDSTVQYLYNQWQLKKSTLSQQYAIPITKRRSDLQQIEEQTENLEKELTRRSTEFRQQQQNLQIKIEDVQKKLEKDGAAIEFVDFRLYTKGWTDSTIYAAYILRKNDSVPSFVPLCEEKQFNKYFTNSRSSSGIKSLYRSEPIDETSTEVFLGDSLYALIWKPLLPYLNGITKISYSPSGLLNRVAFQALPTPDGQLLIDKYEMNQYISTRQLAVEEEKTKTRSQFITLFGDCAFTMDSISIVKNIPPKSGVSNIYSSGISRDENKGSWRQLEGTATEINQIKNLFAKNKIDTASFMQQKATEEQFKNLSGNSPTILHLATHGFFLPDPEQKRKEGFEVLNTNTFKLSDDPMMRSGIVLSGANRVWSGQAPIEGREDGIVTAYEISQLDLHNTELVVLSACETALGDIKGTEGVFGLQRAFKLAGVKSLLLSLWKVPDKETAELMTTFYQYYLAGNSLREALHKAQMDMKKKYRPYYWAAFVLIE from the coding sequence ATGTCGCAACTTCAGAAAACATTTATGAAAAAAGGATTGCTTTTAGGGGTGGCTTTTATTTTATATATTATTTCCTTTTCACAAACCTGGAAGGAGTTAAACGACAGCACTTTCTTTTATATTGCTAATCAGGATTTTCAAAAAGGAATACTGTTTGGTGAACAAGCTGTATTGATAGCAAAAAAAGAATTTGGAACCAACCATCTCAATTATGCTACCAGTATTTTTGTTTTAGCTTCTCAATACGATATGATATTTCAATATGAAAAGGCCGAGCTTTTATATATAGAAGCAATAGAAATAATAAAAACAAAAGAAGGAATAAACAGTCGGGATTATGTGCGTTGCCTTACAATTCTAGCCTCGATGTACGCCCAAATGGGTCAATATGGGAAAGCAGAATCTTTATTTCTGGAAATAAAAGAGACAGGGAAAAAAGTATTAGGTGAAAATAGTCCCGCTTATGCCAAAATCCTCAACAATCTCGGTGAGCTATACGAAAAATTGGGTCAATATGTGAAGGCTGGACGGCTTTATCTTGATGCAATGGAAATATGGGAAAAAGAAAATAGTATTGAATACATCAGTAGCATAAATCACCTCGCACATATGTATCAAATGGCGCATCAATATGCGACAGCTGATACTTTATACCAGCAATTAATAATTTTACTAAAGCAAACTTTGGGAGAGAACAATGCTAACTATGCTGCAGCCATAGACAACCTGGCATCTTTGTATAAAGAGATGGGTGAATTTGAGAAAGCTGAACCACTTCAAATAGAAGCAATCAGAATAAAAAAAATAGTGCTGGGAGTAAATGATCCTGATTATGCCATTGGCCTGAACAAATTGGCTTTTTTATATAAAGCGATGGGTAAATATGAAAAAGTTGAACCCCTTTATATAGAAGCATTGGGAATAGTGAAAAAAGTATTGGGAATAAACAATCCCGCCTATGCTGACAGACTCAACAACCTTGCAATATTTTATCAGGAGAGGGGTGAATATAAAAAGGCCGAACCAATGCTTTCAGATGTTAAAAAAAATGAGACCAAAAATTTGCTGGAGGTTTTCAATGTCCTCTCCGAAAAAGAAAAGAATAATTACCTGGAATTTAAAGCCTATGTTTTCTATCAACAAAACAGTTTTTTGTATTCATATCAAAAAGCCGGTAATGATTTCGTTAAAGAAAATTACAACCTGCAACTTGTTCTTAAGTCTCTTGCACTGTCTAATTCTAAAAAAGTAATAGAGTCGATCAGGAATAATCGCGACTCAACAGTTCAATATCTTTACAATCAATGGCAATTAAAAAAATCAACTTTATCTCAGCAATATGCAATACCTATCACTAAGCGGAGATCTGATTTACAACAAATCGAAGAACAAACAGAAAACCTAGAGAAAGAACTCACAAGGAGATCAACCGAATTTCGTCAGCAGCAACAAAACCTGCAAATAAAAATCGAAGATGTTCAAAAAAAGTTGGAGAAAGATGGAGCCGCAATCGAGTTTGTGGATTTTCGATTGTACACTAAAGGCTGGACCGACAGTACAATCTACGCTGCCTATATTCTGCGTAAAAACGATTCGGTTCCCAGTTTTGTACCTCTTTGCGAAGAAAAACAATTCAACAAATACTTCACCAATTCAAGATCTTCATCTGGTATTAAATCTCTTTACCGAAGCGAGCCGATAGATGAAACTTCAACTGAAGTTTTTTTAGGTGATAGTTTGTATGCTCTCATCTGGAAACCGCTACTTCCGTATCTGAACGGGATCACAAAGATCAGCTACTCACCATCCGGATTATTGAACAGGGTGGCTTTCCAGGCACTACCAACACCAGACGGTCAGTTATTGATCGACAAATATGAAATGAATCAATATATCAGTACCCGGCAACTGGCTGTAGAGGAAGAAAAAACAAAAACCAGGTCCCAATTCATTACCCTGTTTGGCGATTGCGCTTTTACCATGGATAGTATATCAATTGTAAAGAACATTCCGCCAAAAAGCGGGGTCAGTAATATTTATTCATCAGGTATAAGCCGGGATGAAAACAAAGGAAGCTGGCGACAACTGGAAGGAACAGCGACAGAAATCAACCAGATAAAAAACCTGTTTGCAAAGAATAAAATAGATACGGCCAGCTTTATGCAACAAAAGGCGACTGAAGAACAATTTAAAAACCTGAGCGGTAATTCACCAACCATTTTACACCTTGCCACACATGGATTCTTTTTACCAGATCCGGAGCAAAAAAGGAAAGAAGGCTTTGAAGTTTTAAATACCAATACATTTAAATTATCAGATGATCCAATGATGCGAAGTGGAATAGTTTTATCGGGAGCTAACCGTGTATGGAGTGGCCAGGCGCCGATCGAAGGAAGAGAAGACGGAATAGTTACAGCATATGAAATATCACAACTGGATTTGCATAATACAGAACTTGTGGTATTAAGTGCATGTGAAACCGCACTGGGAGATATAAAAGGAACAGAAGGTGTATTTGGTTTGCAAAGGGCCTTCAAACTAGCGGGAGTAAAAAGCTTATTACTTAGTTTATGGAAAGTACCCGATAAAGAAACTGCAGAACTGATGACAACATTTTATCAATACTACCTGGCGGGAAACTCATTGAGGGAAGCTCTGCACAAAGCACAAATGGATATGAAGAAAAAATACCGGCCATATTACTGGGCGGCTTTTGTGCTGATTGAATAA
- the asnS gene encoding asparagine--tRNA ligase, with protein MFNKRIKIKDLLAQEPQEQEVTVMGWVRTFRNNQFIALNDGSTNNNLQVVVELGKFDEELLKRITTSASLKITGSVVASLGKGQKMDLKATAIEILGDSDAEKYPLQPKKHSLEFLREIAHLRFRTNTFGSVFRVRHSLAFAVHKFYNDKGFVYMHTPIVTASDAEGAGEMFRVTTLPFDDPPRNEDGSVNFKEDFFGRSTNLTVSGQLEGELGATAFGEIYTFGPTFRAENSNTARHLAEFWMIEPEMAFYDLEDNMNLAEEFIKYIIKYAMENNREDLEFLSQRLADEEKQLPQDKRSEMGLIDKLEFVLNNNFERLTYTDAVEILNESNHNKKKKFQYPVTGWGMDLQSEHERYLVEKHFKKPVILYNYPAAIKAFYMRQNDVDAAGRQTVAAMDILAPGIGEIVGGSQREERLDRLEKRMKEMHIPTEEMWWYLDTRRFGTVPHAGFGLGFERMVQFVTGMGNIRDVIAFPRTPGSAEF; from the coding sequence ATGTTCAACAAACGTATCAAGATCAAAGACCTGCTGGCACAGGAGCCTCAGGAACAGGAAGTAACGGTAATGGGATGGGTTCGCACCTTTCGCAATAACCAGTTTATAGCACTGAACGACGGCTCTACCAATAATAACCTGCAGGTGGTTGTTGAACTGGGGAAATTTGATGAGGAATTATTGAAACGCATCACTACATCTGCTTCATTAAAAATTACAGGTTCGGTAGTTGCTTCACTTGGCAAAGGGCAGAAAATGGATTTGAAAGCAACAGCTATTGAAATATTGGGTGATAGTGATGCGGAAAAATATCCATTGCAACCTAAAAAACATTCACTCGAATTTTTAAGAGAGATTGCACACCTGCGTTTCCGTACTAACACATTCGGCTCTGTGTTTCGTGTACGTCATTCATTGGCATTTGCTGTACATAAATTTTATAACGATAAAGGCTTTGTGTACATGCACACACCTATCGTAACAGCAAGTGATGCAGAAGGAGCAGGTGAAATGTTCCGGGTAACAACATTGCCATTTGATGATCCACCACGCAATGAGGACGGCAGTGTTAATTTCAAAGAAGATTTTTTTGGACGATCAACCAATCTTACTGTAAGCGGACAACTCGAAGGTGAACTCGGCGCAACAGCATTTGGTGAAATTTATACATTCGGCCCCACCTTCCGTGCTGAGAATAGCAATACTGCAAGACATCTCGCTGAGTTCTGGATGATAGAACCCGAAATGGCTTTCTATGATTTAGAAGATAACATGAACCTCGCTGAAGAATTCATTAAGTATATTATTAAATATGCGATGGAGAATAATCGTGAGGACCTGGAATTTCTTTCACAAAGGTTAGCTGATGAAGAAAAACAATTGCCACAGGATAAACGAAGTGAAATGGGATTGATCGACAAGCTTGAATTTGTTTTGAATAATAACTTCGAAAGGTTGACTTATACCGATGCAGTTGAAATTCTGAACGAAAGTAATCACAATAAGAAAAAGAAATTTCAATACCCTGTAACAGGATGGGGAATGGATCTGCAAAGTGAACATGAAAGATATCTTGTAGAAAAACATTTTAAGAAACCTGTTATTCTTTATAATTACCCTGCAGCTATCAAAGCATTTTATATGCGTCAGAATGATGTTGATGCAGCTGGAAGACAAACTGTAGCAGCCATGGATATTCTTGCGCCGGGGATTGGAGAAATCGTTGGAGGTTCGCAAAGAGAAGAGCGTTTAGACAGGCTCGAAAAACGGATGAAAGAAATGCATATCCCCACCGAAGAAATGTGGTGGTATCTTGATACAAGACGATTCGGTACGGTACCGCATGCCGGATTTGGATTAGGTTTTGAAAGAATGGTACAGTTTGTAACCGGCATGGGTAATATTCGGGATGTAATAGCATTTCCAAGAACACCGGGAAGCGCCGAGTTTTAA
- a CDS encoding transcription termination factor Rho — protein sequence MYDILQLNDMLVPELLDIAEELKIPNAKKLSKQDLVYKILDSQAIANSKGGNNNDDALKGKRKRIIKTSTGITTEEAIVEDSSAPPITGDLKMPAKKISAIMPVKKSEKPVVVKKSRKKSEDAEVNEPVIETPSAEEEVSINQEEPQAAETTAQNSEQMQGQGNTQGGPAKFYPPRREQNFNVEFDGVILSEGVLEMMPDGYGFLRSSDYNYLSSPDDVYVSPSQIKLFGLKTGDTVYGAVRPPKEGEKYFALLKVDTINGKGPEEVRDRVPFDYLTPLFPFEKLNLFTTPSDYSTRIMDLFTPIGKGQRGLIVAQPKTGKTMLLKAVANAIAENHPECYLMVVLVDERPEEVTDMERSVKAEVIASTFDEPAEKHVKVSTIALQKAKRLVECGHDVVILLDSITRLARAHNTVAPASGKVLSGGVEANAMQKPKQFFGAARKIEYGGSLTIIATALVDTGSKMDEVIFEEFKGTGNMELQLDRRLSNKRIYPAIDIVASSTRRDDLLLERDVLQRMNLLRVFLADMNAEEAMRELQNRMKGTKSNEEFLASMNK from the coding sequence ATGTATGATATCCTGCAACTGAACGATATGCTCGTTCCCGAATTGCTCGACATTGCCGAGGAATTGAAAATCCCCAATGCCAAAAAACTTTCGAAACAAGATCTAGTATATAAGATCCTGGACAGCCAGGCTATTGCCAACTCCAAAGGCGGCAATAATAACGATGATGCATTAAAAGGAAAACGTAAACGAATTATAAAAACAAGTACCGGTATCACTACCGAGGAAGCGATCGTGGAAGACAGTTCTGCACCGCCGATAACCGGTGATTTAAAAATGCCAGCTAAAAAAATATCCGCTATTATGCCAGTAAAAAAATCTGAAAAGCCCGTCGTTGTGAAAAAGAGCCGTAAGAAAAGTGAGGACGCCGAAGTAAATGAACCTGTAATTGAAACCCCATCTGCCGAGGAAGAAGTATCAATAAACCAGGAGGAACCACAGGCCGCAGAAACAACTGCCCAGAATTCAGAGCAAATGCAAGGCCAGGGAAATACTCAAGGTGGCCCGGCAAAATTTTACCCTCCCCGCCGTGAGCAAAACTTTAATGTAGAATTTGATGGTGTGATACTAAGTGAAGGTGTTTTGGAAATGATGCCAGATGGCTATGGTTTCCTCCGTTCATCGGATTATAATTATTTATCATCACCTGATGATGTGTATGTATCTCCATCACAAATAAAATTATTTGGATTAAAAACCGGTGATACCGTTTATGGTGCGGTACGTCCTCCAAAAGAAGGCGAAAAATATTTTGCACTCTTGAAAGTTGATACGATCAATGGTAAAGGACCTGAAGAAGTTCGTGACCGTGTACCGTTTGATTACCTGACACCACTTTTCCCTTTTGAAAAATTAAACCTTTTCACAACTCCATCTGATTATTCAACAAGAATAATGGATCTGTTTACACCAATTGGTAAAGGACAGCGTGGATTAATAGTAGCTCAACCGAAAACCGGTAAAACGATGTTGTTGAAAGCCGTGGCTAATGCTATTGCTGAAAACCATCCTGAATGTTACTTGATGGTCGTACTCGTAGATGAGAGACCGGAAGAGGTAACCGATATGGAAAGAAGTGTGAAAGCAGAAGTAATTGCATCCACTTTTGATGAGCCGGCAGAGAAACACGTAAAGGTTTCTACTATTGCTTTGCAAAAAGCAAAACGATTGGTAGAGTGTGGTCATGATGTGGTGATACTCCTTGACTCAATAACAAGATTAGCCCGTGCCCATAATACTGTTGCACCTGCAAGTGGTAAAGTATTGTCTGGCGGTGTGGAAGCAAATGCAATGCAAAAACCAAAACAGTTTTTTGGTGCTGCAAGAAAAATAGAATACGGAGGTTCTTTAACTATCATTGCAACTGCGCTGGTTGATACCGGAAGTAAAATGGATGAGGTGATCTTTGAAGAATTTAAAGGAACCGGTAATATGGAATTGCAGCTTGACAGAAGATTGTCTAACAAACGTATTTATCCTGCTATTGATATTGTTGCTTCGTCTACTCGTCGTGATGACCTGTTGCTTGAAAGAGATGTGCTGCAGCGTATGAACCTACTGCGTGTATTCCTTGCAGACATGAATGCTGAAGAGGCAATGCGTGAACTGCAAAACAGGATGAAGGGAACCAAGAGCAATGAAGAGTTTTTGGCAAGTATGAATAAGTAA
- a CDS encoding insulinase family protein gives MIQFEKFVLSNGLRVIVHEDSSTPMAVVNIMYDVGARDEDPNRTGFAHLFEHLMFGGSINIPEYDEPLQMAGGENNAYTTSDLTNYHIQVPAENLETAFWLESDRMLSLAFSEKSLDVQRKVVCEEFKERYLNKPYGDVWKTMLDIAYKTHPYRWMTIGKELSHIENAKLEDVKNFFFKHYRPVNAILVVAGNVKTAQVKQLAEKWFGEIPAGEKYIRNLPQEEAQTAARRLEVVADVPLHAFYKCWHIYPRLDNRYYIADLITDILSGGGSSRLYQSLVKEKKLFSNIECQHTGSIDAGLAVIEGKLVASVKIEDAEKAVEEELEKMRNEKVSEAELQKVKNKTESMIAFEDMSVMNRANSLAFYELLGDASMMNSELEKYAAVTSDDILTECRNIFRESNSNTLHYMAKN, from the coding sequence ATGATCCAGTTTGAAAAATTTGTTTTATCAAATGGCTTGAGGGTAATCGTTCACGAAGACAGTTCAACACCAATGGCGGTTGTAAATATTATGTATGATGTTGGCGCAAGAGATGAAGACCCGAACCGTACCGGTTTTGCGCATTTGTTTGAGCATTTAATGTTTGGTGGTTCTATCAATATTCCGGAATATGATGAGCCCTTGCAAATGGCCGGCGGAGAAAATAATGCCTATACAACAAGTGATCTTACCAACTACCACATACAAGTACCGGCCGAAAACCTGGAAACAGCTTTCTGGTTAGAGAGTGACAGGATGTTATCACTTGCGTTTAGTGAAAAAAGCCTTGATGTGCAACGAAAAGTTGTATGTGAAGAGTTTAAAGAGCGTTACCTGAATAAACCATATGGAGATGTATGGAAAACAATGCTGGATATTGCATACAAAACGCATCCGTACAGATGGATGACGATCGGCAAAGAGCTTTCACATATTGAAAACGCAAAGTTGGAAGATGTAAAGAATTTTTTCTTTAAACACTACCGGCCCGTTAATGCAATACTCGTAGTAGCCGGTAATGTAAAAACAGCACAGGTAAAACAGTTAGCTGAAAAATGGTTTGGAGAAATTCCGGCTGGAGAAAAATATATCCGCAACCTGCCCCAGGAAGAAGCACAAACTGCCGCAAGAAGATTGGAAGTTGTTGCAGATGTGCCGCTGCATGCTTTTTATAAATGCTGGCATATCTATCCACGGCTTGACAACAGGTATTATATCGCAGATCTGATAACTGATATTTTGAGTGGTGGCGGTTCGTCAAGATTATACCAATCACTGGTAAAGGAGAAAAAACTATTCAGCAATATAGAATGTCAACATACAGGAAGTATCGATGCAGGTCTTGCTGTAATAGAAGGAAAATTAGTGGCTAGTGTAAAAATAGAAGATGCAGAAAAAGCCGTAGAAGAAGAGTTGGAGAAAATGAGAAATGAAAAAGTAAGTGAAGCAGAATTGCAGAAAGTGAAGAATAAAACAGAAAGTATGATTGCCTTTGAAGATATGAGTGTAATGAACCGTGCTAATAGTCTTGCTTTTTACGAGTTGCTGGGCGATGCTTCCATGATGAATTCGGAGCTGGAAAAATATGCGGCTGTAACTTCAGATGACATTTTAACTGAATGCCGCAATATTTTCAGGGAAAGTAATAGTAATACACTGCATTATATGGCCAAGAATTAG